The Amorphus orientalis DNA window GCCCTTCACCTCGTTGATGATCCGGGTCGCAGCGCGGCCGAGGAAGGCCATGTCGAACGGGTAGAAGTCGGCCGTCATGCCGTCGACCGAGGTCACCGCCCTGAGCGCACAGACGAAGTCGTAGGTGCGCCCGTCGCCCATGACGCCCACGGTCTGCACCGGCAGCAGCACGGCGAAGGCCTGCCAGATGGCATCGTAAAGGCCCGCCTTGCGGATCTCGTCGAGATAGATCGCATCGGCGTTGCGCAGGATTTCCAGCTTCTCGCGGGTGACCCCGCCGGGGCAGCGGATGGCCAGTCCCGGTCCCGGGAACGGATGGCGTCCGACGAAGCTCTCCGGCAGACCCAGCGTCCGGCCGAGCGCCCTCACCTCGTCCTTGAAGAGTTCCCGCAGCGGCTCCACCAGCTTCATGTTCATGCGGTCCGGCAGGCCGCCGACATTGTGGTGGGACTTGATGGTGACCGACGGGCCGCCGGCGAACGACACGCTTTCGATGACGTCCGGATAGAGCGTGCCCTGGGCCAGGAAATCGGCCCCGCCGATCTTCTTCGCCTCCGCCTCGAACACGTCGATGAAGAGCTTGCCGATGGTCTTGCGCTTGGCTTCCGGATCCGCCACGCCCTCCAGCGCGGAGATGAACAGATCCGACACGTCCACGTGCACCAGCGGGATGTTGTAGTGGTTGCGGAACATGGAGACGACCTCCTCGGCCTCATGCTTCCGCAGGAGGCCGTGGTCGACGAAGATGCAGGTGAGCTGGTCGCCGATCGCCTCGTGCAGCAGCACCGCCGCGACCGAGGAATCCACGCCCCCGGAGAGACCGCAGATCACCTTCGAGGAGCCGACCTGCTCGCGGATCTTCTCCTTGGCCTCTTCCCGGAAGGCGGCCATGGTCCAGTCGCCGGTGCAGCCGGCGATCTTGCGCACAAAATTCTCGATCAGCTTCGCGCCATCCGGCGTGTGCACCACCTCCGGGTGGAACATCAGCCCGTAGACCTTGCGCTCCGGATTGCCGAACACCGCGTACGGCGCCCCGTCCGACTTGGCGTAGACCGCAAAGCCCTCCGGCAAGCGCACCACCCGGTCGCCATGGCTCATCCAGACCTGATGATGCTCGCCCGTCGCCCACACACCCTCGAACAGGGGGCAGTCGGCAACGACCTCGACCATGGCCCGGCCGAACTCGCGGTGGTCCGAAGGCTCGGCCTCGCCGCCCATCTGCACGCAGAGCGTCATCTGGCCGTAGCAGATGCCGAGCACCGGAATACCCGCATCGAACACCGCCTGGGGCGCCCGGGGGCTGCCCAGCTCCGCGGTGGACGCCGGTCCGCCTGAGAGAATGACGGCGGAGGGTCGGGTGCGGTGGAAAGCCTCTTCGGCGGACTGGAACGGAACGATCTCGCAGTAGACCCCCGCCTCGCGCACCCGGCGCGCGATCAGCTGGGTCACCTGGCTGCCGAAATCGATGATGAGGACGAAGTCGTGGCGGTCGGCGGGGCGTTCGGTCATCGGTGCAGCATCCGCAGGCGAAGGGACGGAGGGAGTGGATGGGTCACCCGGCGCGCTCCATCACGCAGACGAAGAACCCGTCGGTCTTCGTGGTGGCGGGCGAGAGCAGCAGGCCATTGGGGACGGTGCGGGCCGGCACGGCATTGAGCGCCTCGCCCTTGATGCGCTCGACCGGGAGCGGCGCGAACGAGGGATGGCGGCGCAGGAAGGAGTCGATGCGCCCGCTGTTTTCGTCCGCGAAGACCGAGCAGGTCACGTAGATCAGGCGGCCGCCGGGCCGGACATGGCGTGCCCCCTCGTCGAGCACCTGCGACTGCTCCATCATCCGGGCTTCCAGCGCGGCCGGCGTGAGGCGCCACTTGGTGTCCGGACGCCGGCGCCAGACGCCGGACCCGGTACACGGCGCGTCGACGAACACCCGGTCCATCTTGCCCAGGAGCCCCTTGAGGTCGGAGTCGGCGGAATGAACCTGAACGTTACGGGTCCCGGCCCGGCGCAGCCGGTCGAAGATCGACTTCAGCCGCGTCTTGTCCCGATCGTAGGCGTGAACCTGGCCGCGATTGTTCATCTCGGCGGCGAGCGCCAGCGTCTTGCCGCCGGCCCCGGCGCAGAGATCGAGCACCTGTTCGCCCGGCTCCGCACCCGCCAGCAGGACGGCGAGCTGGCTCGCCTCGTCCTGAACCTCGAACCAGCCCTTCTGGTAGCCGGGTTCGTTGGTGACGTTGGCCGAGCGGTCGAAATCGGAGCCTGCGCCGATCCGCACGCCGAGCGGCGACCACGGCGTCGCCTTCGCTCCGAACTGGTCGAGCGCTTTCAGGACCTTGTCGCGGCCGGCTTTCAGGGAATTGGCACGCACGTCGATCGGCGCCCGCGCCGCCAGCGCGGCGGCCTCATCCACCCAGTGCTCCTTGAAGGTGGCGCGCAGCTGCGGCTCGATCCATTCCGGCACGTCGGCCCGGATGTGGGCCGGCGCCTTGTCGAGCGAGGCGTTGCTGAGCAGCGTCCGCTCGACCGCGGTCGGCGGCTCCGGCCCATGCTCGTCGCCGGCCATGAAGTCGGCGAGGGTTTCCAGGTTCCAGCCCCAGCGATAGGCGAGCGTCCCCAGCACGATCGCGCGGGCCGTCTCCTGATCCATCAACCAGGCCGAGGACGAGCGCCAGCGCACTGCGTCGAAGACCAGGTTGCCAATCGCCGCCCGGTCGCCGGACCCGGCGAACCGGTGCGCATTGCCCCAGTCCTTCAGGACCTCGGCAATCGGTCGATGTTGGGTCTCGACGGTCTCAAGAACCTCGATCGCCGCCTGAATGCGCCCACCGATCCGCATGGATTATCGCCCCGTCCGGCCTGCGGACCCCGACCGATCAGGCATCGGTCGGATAGTTCGGGCTCTGGCGCACGACGGCCACGTCGTGGACATGGCTTTCGCGAAGCCCCGCATTGGTGATGCGGACGAACCGCGCCCGCTGCTGCAGCTCCTCGATGGTCCGCGCACCCACATACCCCATTGCCGAACGCAGCCCGCCGGCGAGCTGGTGCAGGACCGACTCGATCGGCCCCTTGTAGGGAACCTGACCCTCGATGCCTTCCGGCACCAGTTTCAGCGAGTCGCGCACTTCGGCCTGGAAGTAGCGGTCGGCGGAGCCGCGCGCCATCGCGCCCACCGAGCCCATGCCCCGATAGGCCTTGTAGCTGCGGCCCTGGTGCAGATAGACCTCGCCCGGGCTCTCGTCGGTGCCTGCCAGAAGCGAGCCGACCATGGCGCACGACGCGCCGGCCGCCAGCGCCTTGGCCAGATCGCCTGAATACTTGATGCCACCATCGGCCACGACCGGCACCCCGGCCGCTTCCGCGACTTCGTGGGCACCCATGACCGCGGTGAGCTGCGGCATGCCGACGCCCGCCACCACGCGCGTGGTGCAGATGGAGCCCGGGCCGATGCCGACCTTGACGGCGTCCGCGCCGGCGTCGATCAGCGCCCGGGTGGCCTCCGGCGTGGCCACGTTGCCGGCCAGAACCTGGACCTGATTGGAGAGCTTCTTCACGCGGCGCACCGTATCCAGCACGCGCTCGGAGTGGCCGTGGGCCGTGTCGACCACGATCATGTCGACGCCGGCCTCGATCAGCCGCGTCGTCCGCTCCATTCCGGCGTCTTCGACGGACGTGGCGGCGGCGGCCCGGAGCCGGCCCTGCTCGTCCTTGGAGGCGCTCGGGTGAAGCTGGGCCTTCTCGATGTCCTTCACGGTGATCAGGCCGACGCAGTTGCGGTTGTCGTCGACGACGAGAAGCTTCTCGATCCGGTGCTGATGCAGCAGCCGCTTGGCCTCGGCCTGGCTGACCCCATCCTTCACCGTGATCAGGTTCTCATGGGTCATCAGGCTGCGGATCGGCGTGTCGACATCCGAGGCAAAACGGACGTCGCGGTTGGTCAGAATGCCGACCAGCTTGCCGACCATCTGGCCGCCGCGCCCGCCGCTCTCCACCACCGGAATGCCGGAGATGCGGAAGTGCTCCATCAGAGCGAGCGCGTCCTTCAGCGTGGCGTCCGGCCCGATGACCACCGGGTTCACCACCATGCCGGATTCGAACTTCTTCACCTGCCGGACCTGCTCGGCCTGCTCTTCCGGCGTCATGTTGCGGTGGATCACGCCGATGCCGCCGGCCTGGGCCATGGCGATGGCGAGCCGGGCCTCGGTGACGGTGTCCATGGCCGCCGACAGGATCGGCAGGGTCAGGCTCAGCTGCCGGGTGACCTTGGTGGCGAGGTTGGTCTCCGACGGCATCACTTCCGAGTGCCCCGGCATCAGGAGCACGTCGTCGAAGGTCAGGGCGTCCCGCCCACTGTGGGTTTCAATGATTTGCGCCATCCGCCACCTCGACGATCGGAAAAAAGGAGCCCAGCAGGCAGCGCCGGTTTCCAACCAAAGCCCTGCCCGCGCGTTCATCCCACGCTTCTATGCGGTGGCGCAGGTCATTACCACGACGAACTGCAACGCGCAAAATGCCGTATACGCATGGCTGCCAGTTGCTGTCCCGCTGCGGCGTCCGGGCTATGTCCCGTGTCATGCCGTCCCGGCTCCGGGCCGGGTCCCATGTCCTGAAATATGCCGGAAAGGCTCCCCTCCGCCGTGCCTCGCCCCAACGTCACCGCGCTGATCGTCGCGTCGGCCCTGTTCATGGAGAACATCGATTCCACGGTGATCGCCACGTCGCTCCCGGCGGTCGCGGCCGACATCGGGACGGATCCGATTCGGCTCAAGCTGGCGCTGACCTCCTACCTTCTGAGTCTGGCGGTGTTCATTCCGGTCTCCGGCTGGGCGGCGGACCGATTCGGCGCCAAGACCGTGTTCCGGCTCGCCATCGGCGTGTTCCTCGTGGGCTCGGTCGGGTGCAGCCTCTCCTCCTCCCTGCCGGAGTTCGTTCTCGCCCGCATCGTCCAGGGCATGGGCGGAGCGATGATGACCCCGGTCGGCCGTCTGGTGGTACTGCGGACGACGCCGAAGCCGGAACTCCTGTCGGCCATGGCGTGGCTGACCGTGCCGGCCCTGATCGGCCCGCTGATCGGCCCGCCGCTGGGCGGCTTCATCACCACCTATTTCGACTGGCGCTGGATTTTCTGGATCAACGTGCCGGTCGGCTTCGTCGGCATCCTGCTGGTGACGTTCCTGATCGACAATGTGCGCGCGCCGGAGGTGATCCCGCTCGACAAGGTGGGCTTCGTCCTGTCCGGCGTCGGGCTGTCGGGGCTGATCTTCGGTCTTTCGGTGATGGGTCAGCGGATGATGCCGCT harbors:
- the guaA gene encoding glutamine-hydrolyzing GMP synthase, with the protein product MTERPADRHDFVLIIDFGSQVTQLIARRVREAGVYCEIVPFQSAEEAFHRTRPSAVILSGGPASTAELGSPRAPQAVFDAGIPVLGICYGQMTLCVQMGGEAEPSDHREFGRAMVEVVADCPLFEGVWATGEHHQVWMSHGDRVVRLPEGFAVYAKSDGAPYAVFGNPERKVYGLMFHPEVVHTPDGAKLIENFVRKIAGCTGDWTMAAFREEAKEKIREQVGSSKVICGLSGGVDSSVAAVLLHEAIGDQLTCIFVDHGLLRKHEAEEVVSMFRNHYNIPLVHVDVSDLFISALEGVADPEAKRKTIGKLFIDVFEAEAKKIGGADFLAQGTLYPDVIESVSFAGGPSVTIKSHHNVGGLPDRMNMKLVEPLRELFKDEVRALGRTLGLPESFVGRHPFPGPGLAIRCPGGVTREKLEILRNADAIYLDEIRKAGLYDAIWQAFAVLLPVQTVGVMGDGRTYDFVCALRAVTSVDGMTADFYPFDMAFLGRAATRIINEVKGINRVVYDVTSKPPGTIEWE
- the guaB gene encoding IMP dehydrogenase is translated as MAQIIETHSGRDALTFDDVLLMPGHSEVMPSETNLATKVTRQLSLTLPILSAAMDTVTEARLAIAMAQAGGIGVIHRNMTPEEQAEQVRQVKKFESGMVVNPVVIGPDATLKDALALMEHFRISGIPVVESGGRGGQMVGKLVGILTNRDVRFASDVDTPIRSLMTHENLITVKDGVSQAEAKRLLHQHRIEKLLVVDDNRNCVGLITVKDIEKAQLHPSASKDEQGRLRAAAATSVEDAGMERTTRLIEAGVDMIVVDTAHGHSERVLDTVRRVKKLSNQVQVLAGNVATPEATRALIDAGADAVKVGIGPGSICTTRVVAGVGMPQLTAVMGAHEVAEAAGVPVVADGGIKYSGDLAKALAAGASCAMVGSLLAGTDESPGEVYLHQGRSYKAYRGMGSVGAMARGSADRYFQAEVRDSLKLVPEGIEGQVPYKGPIESVLHQLAGGLRSAMGYVGARTIEELQQRARFVRITNAGLRESHVHDVAVVRQSPNYPTDA
- a CDS encoding RsmB/NOP family class I SAM-dependent RNA methyltransferase: MRIGGRIQAAIEVLETVETQHRPIAEVLKDWGNAHRFAGSGDRAAIGNLVFDAVRWRSSSAWLMDQETARAIVLGTLAYRWGWNLETLADFMAGDEHGPEPPTAVERTLLSNASLDKAPAHIRADVPEWIEPQLRATFKEHWVDEAAALAARAPIDVRANSLKAGRDKVLKALDQFGAKATPWSPLGVRIGAGSDFDRSANVTNEPGYQKGWFEVQDEASQLAVLLAGAEPGEQVLDLCAGAGGKTLALAAEMNNRGQVHAYDRDKTRLKSIFDRLRRAGTRNVQVHSADSDLKGLLGKMDRVFVDAPCTGSGVWRRRPDTKWRLTPAALEARMMEQSQVLDEGARHVRPGGRLIYVTCSVFADENSGRIDSFLRRHPSFAPLPVERIKGEALNAVPARTVPNGLLLSPATTKTDGFFVCVMERAG